Proteins from one Robertmurraya sp. FSL R5-0851 genomic window:
- the qoxB gene encoding cytochrome aa3 quinol oxidase subunit I, whose translation MDFFDRFAVPNPGPTIYASMAAIVLTMIAIVVGLTYFKKWGYLWQNWLTTVDHKRIGIMYLVSALLMLFRGGVDAIMMRAQTAVPDNKLLGAQEYNEIFTTHGVVMIIFMAMAFIMFFMNFVVPLQIGARDVAFPRLNAVSFWLYFFGAMLFNISFVIGGSPDSTWTSIFPLAGNEFSKSVGTNYYMIALQISGLGTLITGINFITTILKMRAPGMTLMKMPMFTWSALITNLIIVFAFPVLTVALAMGTFDRLFGANFFSMSNGGMDMLWANLFWVWGHPEVYILILPAFGIYSEIISTFARRNLYGYKSMVISMVAISALSFLVWVHHFFTMGQGAFVNSIFSITTMAIAVPTGVKIFNWLFTLRKGKIVFTTPMLYTLGFIPIFTIGGVTGVMLGMASADYQYHNTMFLVAHFHLVIIPGVVFAMIAGLFYWWPKMFGFILNERLGKWSFWFISISVCVTFFPMFISGLDGQARRMYTYSESTGFGIWNMISFIGALGLAVGFALIVYNIYYSIRYAPRDIPADPWDARSLEWATHSPVPEYNFAIVPEVDSTEAFWDSKKKGYKLFKGDIKKIHMPNNSGMPFILGAIFFVWGFAFVFGIWILLILSTIGLFACLAFRSFEKDHGRYISVEEVKETEEKLGGTRI comes from the coding sequence ATGGATTTCTTTGATCGATTTGCCGTACCTAATCCAGGTCCAACAATATATGCATCGATGGCAGCCATTGTACTTACTATGATTGCCATTGTTGTTGGGTTAACCTATTTTAAAAAATGGGGGTATCTATGGCAAAACTGGTTAACAACTGTTGACCATAAACGAATCGGTATAATGTATTTAGTTTCTGCCTTATTGATGTTATTCCGAGGCGGAGTAGATGCGATTATGATGCGTGCTCAAACTGCTGTACCTGATAACAAATTGTTAGGTGCACAAGAGTATAATGAAATATTCACCACTCACGGAGTTGTGATGATTATATTTATGGCTATGGCTTTCATTATGTTTTTTATGAACTTCGTAGTACCATTACAAATTGGTGCTCGTGACGTGGCCTTCCCTAGATTAAATGCAGTAAGTTTTTGGTTATATTTTTTCGGAGCAATGTTATTTAACATTTCGTTTGTTATCGGTGGTTCACCAGATTCAACCTGGACATCTATTTTCCCTTTAGCAGGTAATGAATTTAGTAAATCTGTAGGAACGAACTATTATATGATTGCTCTTCAAATTTCTGGTCTAGGAACGTTAATAACAGGTATTAACTTTATTACGACCATTCTTAAAATGAGAGCGCCTGGAATGACATTGATGAAAATGCCAATGTTCACATGGTCTGCTTTGATTACAAATCTAATCATCGTTTTTGCCTTTCCAGTTTTGACTGTTGCTCTTGCAATGGGAACGTTTGATCGTCTGTTTGGTGCTAACTTCTTTTCAATGTCCAATGGTGGTATGGATATGCTTTGGGCGAACCTGTTCTGGGTTTGGGGACATCCGGAAGTTTATATATTAATCCTACCGGCTTTTGGGATATATAGTGAAATCATTTCAACTTTTGCAAGACGTAATCTTTATGGGTATAAATCAATGGTTATCTCTATGGTAGCTATTTCTGCACTATCATTCTTAGTTTGGGTTCACCATTTCTTCACAATGGGTCAAGGAGCTTTTGTTAATAGTATTTTTTCTATTACAACCATGGCTATTGCGGTACCGACTGGTGTTAAGATTTTCAACTGGTTATTTACCCTTAGAAAAGGAAAGATTGTTTTTACAACACCAATGCTATACACATTAGGCTTTATTCCGATTTTTACTATCGGTGGTGTAACAGGTGTTATGCTTGGGATGGCTAGTGCTGACTACCAATATCATAATACTATGTTCTTAGTTGCTCACTTCCATTTAGTTATAATTCCAGGTGTGGTTTTTGCGATGATTGCAGGACTCTTTTATTGGTGGCCAAAAATGTTCGGCTTTATTTTGAATGAACGATTAGGAAAATGGTCATTCTGGTTCATCTCTATCAGCGTTTGTGTAACATTCTTCCCAATGTTTATTTCTGGTTTAGACGGGCAAGCTCGTCGTATGTATACCTACTCAGAATCAACTGGATTTGGAATTTGGAATATGATTTCGTTTATCGGTGCATTGGGATTAGCCGTAGGGTTTGCTTTAATTGTGTACAATATATATTACAGCATTCGCTACGCACCAAGAGATATACCTGCAGATCCATGGGATGCACGTTCTCTTGAATGGGCTACTCATAGTCCGGTTCCAGAATACAATTTTGCAATTGTGCCTGAAGTTGATTCAACAGAAGCATTTTGGGATTCAAAGAAAAAGGGATATAAATTGTTTAAGGGTGATATCAAGAAAATTCATATGCCAAATAACAGTGGAATGCCGTTTATCTTAGGAGCAATCTTCTTCGTATGGGGCTTTGCGTTTGTATTCGGTATTTGGATTCTTCTAATCCTTTCAACAATCGGACTTTTTGCTTGTTTAGCATTCCGTTCATTTGAGAAAGATCATGGTCGCTACATCTCTGTTGAAGAAGTAAAAGAAACAGAAGAAAAATTGGGAGGTACTAGAATATGA
- a CDS encoding metalloregulator ArsR/SmtB family transcription factor yields MSKFEYDDFIEKSNENDDLDEETLFIVSQTFKAISDPTRIRILHLLSQKEYSVNEMADKLTMLQSTVSHQLRFLKNLRLVKYRREGTSIYYTCDDKHVMDILQQTIEHARHH; encoded by the coding sequence ATGTCCAAATTTGAATATGATGATTTTATAGAAAAAAGTAATGAAAATGATGACCTTGATGAAGAAACCTTATTTATCGTTTCCCAGACCTTTAAGGCTATTTCGGATCCTACAAGGATAAGAATTCTACATCTTCTATCACAGAAGGAGTATTCTGTAAATGAGATGGCAGATAAACTTACAATGCTGCAATCTACGGTATCACATCAATTAAGATTTTTAAAAAACTTGAGGTTGGTGAAATACAGACGGGAAGGTACGTCCATTTATTACACTTGTGATGATAAACATGTTATGGATATACTACAACAAACAATAGAACATGCGAGACATCATTGA
- the prsW gene encoding glutamic-type intramembrane protease PrsW → MLGILSAGTAPGLALLCYFYLKDKYEPEPLSLVFKMFILGALLVFPIMFIEYVIDVENLINSNFIKSFITVGLLEEFFKWFILIYTVYHHVEFDEPYDGIVYGVSASVGFATAENIMYLVTNGIEVAIGRALLPVSIHALLGVIMGYYLGKGKFSASIRRRCLTFSILIPFILHGTYDFIINSFVNWLLIIVPFMAFLWWLALIKVKSASSIVPREGIDDKTIRYKHIN, encoded by the coding sequence ATGCTGGGGATCTTATCTGCTGGGACTGCACCTGGATTAGCCTTATTATGTTATTTCTACCTAAAAGATAAATATGAGCCTGAGCCACTTTCATTAGTATTTAAAATGTTTATCCTAGGGGCCCTGCTTGTGTTTCCAATCATGTTTATTGAGTATGTTATAGATGTAGAAAACCTAATAAACTCTAATTTTATTAAGTCGTTTATTACTGTTGGTCTCCTTGAGGAGTTTTTCAAATGGTTTATTTTAATTTACACTGTTTATCACCATGTTGAATTTGATGAGCCTTATGATGGAATTGTATATGGGGTATCAGCTTCTGTAGGGTTTGCAACTGCCGAAAATATCATGTATTTAGTTACTAATGGTATAGAAGTTGCCATAGGGAGAGCACTTTTACCAGTATCAATTCACGCCTTACTTGGAGTTATCATGGGGTATTACTTAGGAAAAGGGAAATTTAGCGCATCTATAAGGAGAAGATGTTTAACATTCTCCATCCTAATTCCATTTATCCTACACGGAACATATGATTTTATAATAAATTCTTTTGTAAACTGGTTATTAATTATTGTACCATTTATGGCTTTTCTATGGTGGTTAGCTTTAATAAAGGTCAAATCTGCTAGTTCTATAGTTCCTAGAGAAGGGATTGATGACAAAACAATAAGGTATAAACATATAAATTAA
- the qoxA gene encoding cytochrome aa3 quinol oxidase subunit II: MKMKLALFSLIFTIATVLTGCEPLLVLDPKGPQGRTTSDVIMISIWTMAIVVIVVFTLFVYIVRKYRASKQREDYEPPHIEGSIKLEILWTSIPILIVAFLSFITVKSTYEVEDVPKGYEEEPLVIYASASNWKWHFSYPEENIETVNYLFIPTDRPVQFKLYSYGPIASFWIPQLGGQKYAMSGMVNTLNLAADVPGEYMGRNASFTGEGFAEQTFNVQAMTSEEYDEWVKEVKETAEPLTEEKFNELLKPGHLGQSTYTGTHLEFSPPPAAHHNGGSTENNETDPEKADQSDSDSSEGNSDHSNMNH; this comes from the coding sequence ATGAAAATGAAATTGGCATTATTTTCGTTAATTTTCACTATTGCCACTGTGTTAACGGGATGTGAACCGCTTCTCGTTTTAGACCCGAAAGGACCTCAAGGTCGTACAACATCCGATGTTATAATGATTTCGATTTGGACAATGGCTATTGTCGTAATTGTAGTCTTCACACTCTTTGTGTATATAGTTAGGAAATATCGTGCTTCTAAACAAAGGGAAGATTATGAACCACCTCATATTGAAGGAAGTATTAAATTAGAAATTCTTTGGACATCTATTCCAATCTTAATCGTTGCTTTCCTTTCGTTTATTACGGTTAAGTCAACCTATGAAGTGGAGGATGTCCCAAAGGGATATGAAGAAGAGCCATTAGTTATTTATGCTTCTGCATCTAATTGGAAATGGCATTTTAGTTACCCAGAGGAAAATATTGAAACGGTTAACTATCTCTTTATTCCGACGGATCGTCCGGTTCAGTTTAAACTATATTCTTATGGGCCAATTGCGAGTTTCTGGATACCACAGCTTGGAGGTCAGAAATACGCAATGTCTGGAATGGTAAATACCTTGAATTTAGCAGCTGATGTTCCTGGTGAATATATGGGTCGAAACGCTTCGTTTACTGGAGAAGGATTTGCTGAACAAACGTTCAACGTTCAGGCAATGACTTCTGAGGAATATGATGAGTGGGTAAAGGAAGTTAAAGAAACTGCTGAACCTCTTACAGAAGAAAAGTTTAACGAATTATTAAAACCAGGCCACCTTGGACAGTCGACCTACACTGGAACACATTTAGAGTTTTCGCCACCTCCGGCAGCTCATCATAATGGTGGTTCTACTGAAAATAACGAAACAGACCCAGAAAAAGCAGATCAATCTGACTCAGATTCATCTGAAGGGAATTCTGATCATAGCAACATGAATCATTAA
- a CDS encoding peptidoglycan DD-metalloendopeptidase family protein produces MASNNVIKKILYITSTLLIVSSSISSGEASAKVELQKIYHVYVGNQYIGIVHDIDEAQSAIKQKIQESKNNYPNLEMDTSKEVEFVPENTFQPKEHDQQTIEWINNNIEINAVGQEIRFGDRAVFVASKSDADEVIKTLKSKFTSDGTLTTYISPEPLVEEVKVIPQNVLGVSDAVNSILKGTRENAYHIVEEGEVLGEIINSYDISKEEFFELNSISENSVLKIGQKLLVKSYKPIADVMEEKLVTENEPIPFETEVVEDESLYKGDQKVKQTGSNGEKVIQYKYISKNGQLENKEVVKEDIIKQPVKQIVVKGTKVIPSRGTGTFTWPTVGGYVSSKTGARWGTIHKGTDIARPSELSILSADNGTVTFAGWDGGYGNKIEISHNNGYKTIYAHLSSISVNVGQTVEEGSKIGIMGTTGDSTGVHLHIELYKNGQLKNFLDYVN; encoded by the coding sequence TTGGCCTCAAATAATGTTATAAAAAAAATATTATACATAACATCCACTTTATTAATAGTATCAAGCTCTATTAGTTCAGGAGAAGCTTCAGCCAAAGTTGAGTTGCAAAAAATTTATCATGTTTATGTAGGTAATCAATATATTGGCATTGTCCACGATATTGATGAAGCTCAATCAGCTATTAAGCAAAAGATACAGGAATCAAAAAATAATTATCCTAACTTAGAAATGGACACGTCAAAAGAGGTTGAATTTGTCCCTGAAAATACTTTTCAACCTAAAGAGCATGATCAACAAACAATTGAATGGATTAATAATAATATTGAAATCAATGCTGTTGGGCAAGAAATTAGATTCGGTGATCGGGCGGTTTTTGTAGCAAGTAAATCAGATGCGGATGAAGTAATAAAAACACTAAAGTCAAAGTTTACTAGCGATGGTACGCTTACAACATACATTTCACCAGAACCACTTGTTGAAGAAGTAAAGGTAATTCCTCAAAATGTATTAGGTGTTTCAGATGCTGTTAACTCAATCTTAAAAGGAACTCGCGAAAACGCTTACCATATAGTAGAAGAGGGTGAAGTTCTTGGGGAAATTATTAATAGTTATGACATATCTAAAGAGGAGTTTTTTGAACTAAACTCTATCAGCGAAAACTCCGTATTAAAAATCGGTCAAAAACTATTGGTGAAATCCTACAAACCTATCGCTGATGTAATGGAAGAGAAACTTGTTACTGAAAATGAGCCAATTCCTTTTGAAACTGAAGTTGTAGAGGACGAGTCTCTTTACAAGGGAGATCAAAAGGTTAAACAAACAGGTTCAAATGGTGAAAAAGTAATTCAATACAAGTACATTAGTAAAAATGGTCAGTTAGAAAATAAGGAAGTTGTAAAAGAGGATATTATTAAACAACCTGTAAAACAAATCGTGGTTAAAGGGACCAAAGTTATTCCATCAAGAGGAACCGGTACTTTCACTTGGCCAACAGTTGGTGGCTATGTATCTAGTAAAACAGGGGCAAGATGGGGTACTATTCATAAAGGTACTGACATAGCTAGGCCAAGTGAACTTTCTATACTCTCAGCTGATAACGGTACGGTGACATTTGCGGGTTGGGACGGAGGTTATGGGAATAAGATTGAAATATCCCACAACAACGGCTATAAAACTATCTATGCGCATTTAAGCTCAATTAGTGTAAATGTTGGTCAAACCGTGGAAGAGGGAAGTAAAATCGGAATTATGGGGACAACAGGTGATTCTACAGGTGTTCATCTTCATATTGAGTTGTATAAAAATGGGCAGTTGAAAAATTTCTTAGATTATGTAAATTAA
- the qoxC gene encoding cytochrome aa3 quinol oxidase subunit III — translation MKIDHSLPLEYSTEQNRLNILGFWIFLGAEIALFGTLFASYFTLVNGTGNGPTGAEIFEITPVLIETILLLTSSFTIGLAIHAMRIGRLKAMMTFFVITLILGLGFLGVEIYDFVVYIHEGATLQTSGFTSILFLTLGTHGAHVAFGLFWGLFILIQIKKRGLTPETTNKAFIFSLYWHFLDVVWIFIFSFVFLKGMM, via the coding sequence ATGAAGATAGATCACTCGCTCCCTCTCGAATATAGTACAGAACAAAATCGTTTAAATATCTTAGGGTTCTGGATTTTCCTTGGAGCCGAAATTGCACTTTTTGGAACGCTTTTCGCATCATATTTTACATTAGTAAATGGAACTGGCAACGGACCGACAGGAGCAGAAATTTTTGAGATTACTCCAGTACTAATTGAAACCATCTTGTTATTAACAAGTAGTTTTACTATTGGCCTTGCGATCCATGCTATGCGTATTGGAAGACTAAAAGCAATGATGACATTCTTTGTCATAACACTAATTCTTGGCCTAGGATTCTTAGGAGTAGAAATATACGATTTTGTAGTATATATTCACGAAGGCGCTACGCTACAAACTAGTGGCTTTACATCAATCCTTTTCCTTACGTTAGGAACTCACGGAGCTCACGTTGCGTTTGGTCTATTCTGGGGTCTATTCATCCTAATACAAATTAAGAAACGTGGATTAACCCCTGAAACAACTAATAAAGCGTTCATTTTCTCTCTTTACTGGCATTTCTTAGACGTGGTGTGGATCTTCATCTTTAGCTTCGTCTTCTTGAAAGGAATGATGTAA
- a CDS encoding capping complex subunit for YIEGIA, translating to MTTDKEKLLGGKQLSLWAKDENEAEALTVDIAKAMKADVVQMKSGDYLVLRV from the coding sequence ATAACTACAGATAAGGAGAAGTTATTAGGTGGAAAGCAACTTTCATTATGGGCAAAGGATGAAAATGAAGCTGAGGCTTTAACGGTAGATATTGCCAAGGCAATGAAAGCTGATGTAGTACAAATGAAATCAGGAGATTATCTTGTCTTGCGTGTATAA
- the qoxD gene encoding cytochrome aa3 quinol oxidase subunit IV codes for MKELFPLNQVLGFVFSLILTAVALTVYFFDLSFTVGASILLVTAFIQAALQLVVFMHAGESKDKKSIYTAVYYGFFIALVTVFGTLLTLIWGYY; via the coding sequence TTGAAAGAATTGTTCCCACTAAACCAAGTTTTAGGTTTTGTATTTTCGTTAATTTTAACTGCTGTTGCACTAACGGTTTACTTCTTTGATTTATCATTTACTGTAGGTGCGTCGATTCTTCTAGTGACAGCATTCATACAGGCAGCCTTACAGTTAGTTGTGTTTATGCACGCTGGTGAATCAAAGGATAAGAAGTCGATTTACACGGCAGTTTATTATGGTTTCTTCATAGCTTTAGTTACCGTATTTGGTACGTTACTAACTCTTATATGGGGTTATTATTAA
- a CDS encoding CopD family protein gives MLTIGIISQTLLYLCFSLTIGSFVLYLIPSTHRPDIMVPKGILMIATGGIAIFSFFPVLQLILFLSPDIGFAQTFLSVLFTFEVGQSWVFTFIVANLLYIFVIWFDYQNKAKYSWIGLIFTFFLILALGWSSHASSYDQVKGFLTHTSHFTAVTIWVGILIVVSWFSKSNSNWLKFLKWFTPIALFCFIITILTGLILMTFVVEFKDYSNSWMIPYGQSLLIKHILIIPLMVYIVINSILVKKKIKKDITFNPTPWVRVESIVLLLIFSATAALGQQSPPHETTIVEGVLSKLFTILYQGEFQPDMNVQLVLNLTSFSFFLLAILFLVLSIFSFIKRVPTILSFLMNMLSVICFYLALILSIK, from the coding sequence ATGCTTACTATTGGAATTATTAGTCAGACATTGTTATACCTTTGCTTTTCATTAACGATAGGAAGTTTTGTACTTTATCTAATACCAAGTACACACCGTCCGGATATTATGGTACCAAAGGGAATTTTAATGATTGCAACAGGTGGAATCGCCATCTTTTCATTTTTTCCCGTTTTACAATTGATTTTATTCTTATCTCCTGATATTGGTTTTGCTCAAACTTTCCTGTCTGTACTTTTTACGTTTGAAGTGGGACAATCATGGGTATTCACTTTTATTGTGGCAAATTTATTATACATATTTGTCATATGGTTTGATTACCAAAATAAAGCTAAATATAGCTGGATCGGTCTTATCTTTACCTTTTTCTTAATTCTAGCTCTAGGCTGGTCCAGTCATGCTAGCTCATATGATCAAGTAAAAGGGTTTTTAACTCATACATCCCATTTTACTGCCGTAACTATTTGGGTTGGGATTTTAATTGTTGTTAGTTGGTTTTCCAAAAGTAATTCAAATTGGTTAAAGTTTTTAAAATGGTTTACTCCTATTGCTCTATTTTGTTTCATCATTACTATTTTAACAGGGCTTATTCTAATGACCTTTGTTGTAGAATTTAAGGATTATTCAAATTCGTGGATGATCCCTTATGGGCAATCCTTATTAATAAAGCATATCCTTATTATTCCATTAATGGTATACATAGTGATAAACAGTATACTTGTTAAAAAAAAAATAAAAAAAGATATTACCTTTAATCCTACACCCTGGGTACGAGTAGAAAGTATTGTGCTTTTACTTATTTTCTCTGCAACAGCAGCATTAGGACAACAATCTCCTCCTCATGAAACGACGATTGTAGAAGGTGTTCTTTCAAAATTATTTACAATATTATATCAGGGAGAGTTTCAACCTGATATGAATGTTCAGCTAGTACTAAACTTAACAAGTTTTTCGTTTTTCTTATTAGCAATCCTTTTCCTGGTTTTATCAATTTTCTCATTTATAAAAAGAGTTCCTACTATTTTATCGTTCCTAATGAATATGCTATCTGTTATTTGTTTTTACCTAGCATTAATACTAAGCATTAAATAG
- a CDS encoding ZIP family metal transporter: protein MVPIWIFSASLIGLSLGGFLAVLLVGLRNNQSTVILFSGGMILGILILEIIPEALEENHILLLIGIIISFAFYILVHDLLDRSKFIKKDPNKSKPLKAGLIIVASLLIHNFPLGVTTSNQLLEGNSTFLAAVLIHNIPEGVILVSPLLTAGLPLIKVIALIVCLTIPTTIGAFSSVKDIIGVETVLQVVFLGISIGMLLSVALKEMIIPYIKEGRSSILSYITLLLGFLLIYLVF from the coding sequence ATGGTACCTATATGGATTTTTTCCGCATCCCTTATTGGTTTATCATTAGGGGGATTTCTTGCAGTATTGTTAGTTGGATTAAGGAACAATCAAAGTACTGTTATACTTTTTAGTGGTGGAATGATTTTGGGTATACTTATATTAGAGATAATACCAGAGGCCCTTGAAGAAAATCATATTCTTTTGTTAATTGGGATAATTATTTCTTTTGCATTTTATATTTTAGTACATGATTTACTAGATAGGTCAAAATTTATTAAGAAAGATCCTAATAAGAGCAAACCTTTAAAGGCTGGATTGATTATTGTTGCATCTTTATTAATACATAACTTTCCTCTAGGTGTAACTACAAGTAATCAATTATTAGAAGGGAACAGTACATTCCTTGCTGCAGTTTTGATTCATAACATACCAGAAGGAGTTATACTAGTTAGTCCATTACTAACAGCAGGTTTGCCGCTCATAAAAGTTATTGCTTTAATTGTGTGTTTAACAATTCCAACAACTATTGGTGCTTTTTCAAGTGTGAAAGATATTATAGGTGTGGAAACAGTCTTACAAGTGGTCTTCCTGGGAATAAGTATTGGGATGTTATTATCAGTTGCTTTAAAAGAAATGATAATTCCTTACATAAAAGAGGGAAGAAGTAGTATTTTATCGTATATAACATTATTATTGGGGTTTTTGTTAATCTATCTCGTATTTTAG
- a CDS encoding PCYCGC motif-containing (lipo)protein: protein MNKIITTLVFSTIVITGCSSLESQENEQEQPPSKSEQVQPKLEYTMGSNDWSVVTNLTDNPKILEAYQFAVEHPEVLDYMPCYCGCYEEDGHTSNTNCFVDSVQGDVALLDTMGFGUGVCVDIAREAKLEYEKGTDLKTIRENIDKKYEGLGTPATPTPMPKG from the coding sequence CTGAATAAAATAATTACCACTCTAGTATTTAGTACAATAGTTATTACGGGTTGTTCATCCTTAGAGAGTCAAGAAAATGAACAAGAGCAACCACCTAGCAAATCTGAACAAGTTCAACCAAAGTTAGAGTATACAATGGGAAGTAATGATTGGTCTGTAGTTACTAATTTAACAGACAATCCCAAAATTTTAGAAGCCTATCAATTTGCAGTTGAACATCCAGAAGTTTTGGATTACATGCCATGTTATTGTGGTTGTTATGAAGAAGACGGACATACAAGCAATACAAACTGCTTTGTGGATTCAGTACAAGGTGATGTAGCCCTTTTAGATACCATGGGCTTTGGCTGAGGTGTCTGTGTGGATATCGCCCGTGAGGCGAAACTAGAATATGAAAAAGGAACAGATTTAAAAACCATTCGTGAAAACATTGACAAAAAATATGAAGGTTTAGGTACACCAGCTACACCTACTCCAATGCCTAAAGGTTAA
- a CDS encoding FixH family protein, translated as MAKFGTYLLAILFFLVGCNNNVETQINDEVPEIIEVTVETIPDELKVNEEVIIQAKITQGEDIVKDADEMQFEIWKEGQSDQEHVKVEGELDKKEGEYYIKKTFTEPGLYFVIAHVTARGMHNMPKVEFQVK; from the coding sequence ATGGCGAAATTCGGAACCTATTTATTGGCCATATTATTTTTTCTGGTTGGTTGTAATAACAACGTTGAAACTCAAATTAATGATGAGGTCCCTGAAATAATTGAGGTTACGGTTGAAACTATCCCTGATGAACTAAAAGTCAATGAGGAAGTAATTATTCAAGCTAAAATTACACAAGGAGAAGATATAGTAAAAGATGCTGACGAGATGCAGTTTGAAATTTGGAAAGAAGGTCAATCTGATCAGGAACATGTAAAAGTAGAAGGAGAGTTAGATAAAAAAGAAGGTGAATATTACATCAAGAAGACTTTTACCGAACCTGGTCTTTATTTTGTAATTGCACATGTTACGGCAAGAGGGATGCATAATATGCCAAAAGTCGAGTTCCAAGTTAAATAA
- a CDS encoding disulfide oxidoreductase, whose amino-acid sequence MNSNQVYLYMAWIVSITAMLGSLYFSEIRGFIPCELCWYQRILMYPLTLILGIGTFQNDLSVKKIALPMAIIGWCISFYHYMLQKVPGLAELKPCVNGVPCTTEYINWFGFVTIPFLALTAFTIIIYLMIYIKPVKQTQN is encoded by the coding sequence ATTAATTCTAATCAAGTCTATTTGTATATGGCATGGATTGTTTCTATCACCGCGATGCTTGGAAGTCTTTATTTTAGTGAAATACGGGGTTTTATTCCATGTGAACTTTGTTGGTATCAACGTATTCTGATGTATCCTCTAACGTTAATACTAGGAATTGGAACTTTTCAAAATGATTTATCAGTTAAAAAAATCGCTTTACCTATGGCTATTATAGGATGGTGCATATCCTTTTATCATTATATGTTGCAAAAAGTACCAGGACTTGCAGAATTAAAACCTTGTGTTAATGGTGTTCCTTGTACTACTGAATATATAAATTGGTTTGGATTTGTTACAATACCATTTCTTGCACTAACTGCCTTTACTATAATCATATACTTGATGATTTATATAAAGCCTGTAAAACAAACACAAAATTAA